The following is a genomic window from Perognathus longimembris pacificus isolate PPM17 chromosome 20, ASM2315922v1, whole genome shotgun sequence.
ttacgcaaaaagcttttttgttttttcttgtcagtcctggggcttgaactcagggtctgggcaatgtcccgaagcttttgctccaggttagcgctgtaccacttgagctagcttTTTGTGGTGGCTGAATTGCAGGTAAGGATCTCCTTTGAGTatggatcctccgatctcagcctcctcagtaacaaggattatagtagatgtgagccactgactcccatctttcacaggctttcctttggtagcctcttttttttttttttttgccagtcctgggccttgcactcagggcctaagcactgtccctggcttcttcccgctcaaggctagcactctgccacttgagccacagcgccgcttctggccgttttctgtatatgtggtgctggggaatcgaacctagggcctcgggtataccgaggcaggcactcttgccactaggctatatccccagccccctttggtAGCCTCTTAAAATTTTTAGTTGTAGTACTTGCTTGGTTCTTGAAAGCATTACTGATAGTTAACTCCAGTTTCATGTATATGTGAGTAAAATACTCTAGAATTGTTACAGTAAGGGGTCAtatttatttctaattgtttCAGTTACAATTTCCAAAGTTAATGAGTTGGAAAATAGGATTTTAACTTTGAATTGAAACAGCTTATATAGCTGCCAATATGTGAAATTAATGAgaatcttaaattttttaaatggtcaCTTTGgaacagattttttattttttatttttttgccagccctgggccttggactcagggcctgagcactgtccctggcttcttttgctcaaggctagcactctgccacttgagccacagcgccacttgtggccgttttctgtatacgtggtgctggggaatcgaacccagcgaggcgagcactcttgccactaggccacatccccagcccccacgttGGGACAGATTTTTGAAGATTTAACTAAGAATTGGTTTTGTGATTTGAAGATAGGTGCTCCTTTAAAGATAGTCGTGTTTAGGATAGTCATTTGGATAGCAATAATAAAAGTGAAGAGAGTcggggagtgtggcttagtggtggagtgcttgcctagcatgcatgaaaccctgggtgcggtaaacagaagaagccggaagtggcgctgtggctcaaatggcagggtgctagcgttgagcaaaaggaagccagggacagtgctcaggccctgagttcaaaacccagtactggccaaaataaaaaagtggaaGGAGTTGAAGTGTATGAAGTCTGGATGTTCATTTCCAGAAGAAGGGAACTCACTGAAGAGCTTTGTTCTCACGGGAAGGTGGTTGAGTGGATAGCTGGAGGCAGGAgcctcatcttttttctttttcctaggtGCATGATAGTCTTgggttaattgaaaatattttatttaactcagTATTTCCAGTGTACTCTCATTATAACAtacaattgttattgttttttctgaataattacttattgtcacagagatgtagagaggggttacagtttcatacgttaggccttgggtacatttcttgtaccttttgtgacctcctccctcatttccccctccctcaggTTAGGTTTTAATGTTATTTCCAGCTGTGAGTGGTTTCTGTTTAATCAGTGTCTCTTAACCTCTCTCACAGTCCTATGTAAACaagaacatatatttttaatactaCCTTTGCCTTTTCTATTTAGGAAGAAACATTTATGAATAGAGTTGAAGTTAAAGTGAAGATTCCTGAAGAGCTGAAGCCGTGGCTGGTTGATGACTGGGACTTAATTACCAGACAGAAACAGGTGCCTTGCAGCCCTGGGCCCGCGCGTCCCTGGCACCGGGGCACCGGGCGGGCCTGACGAGCTGAGGTGTGGCTGGGTGGGAGCTCAGACGCTGGCTGGCTCAAGACGACGCGCGTGTGTGGGTCATTGAAGATGAAGCCGCGTCTCACTGGCGTCTTTGGTAGGACGAGGGCCGTGGCACAGGGGCCTCGGGGGCTCCGCGAGGGTGGCCAGCTGAGCGCTCCCCGAGCCTCACCTCCACCACGCTGGACTGTAGTTGGGAGGGGCATTCTAGCACACTTTgctgcttgagttggctttgaaatgcagcCTTTGAGATCTGTGTTCTGAGTAGCCGCTGCCCCCTGGACTGGACTCGCTTCCTTTCACTGAGGACACACAGCttagggggtgggggtgcggggtgcggcTTGACGGTTAGGGAAGTCGGGGACCTAGCAGTCAGCGTGCAGAGTGCGCAGCAGTGTGAATCCTGACTCGAATCCTCACTGGGTAAGCGCTGGCTCTGCCATGCAGTGTGTGTGAGTGGGGATGTGTTTCTCAGCACCCACTTAATGGAGCGATAGGGGACCCCATGGGGTTGatgtgaaaatgaaaaggaagagttGCAGTCACGCTGCACGCTGGGGCCTGGCCAGGGAAGAGAGGACTCGGTGACGCGCCGGCCGCTCACGCGGCCCCGGCTACGGTCTGTGGAGAAGTAGCGCGGAGCAGAGCGGagcggagcagagcagagcaggctgGTCCCCAGTTTCCAGATAGTTCATCGAGGTGGAGGAAGTTTTGGTTCCTCAGCCACATCCTTGTTCAGTTGCTGAATAGTGTCCTTTGTGAACATCCTTGGTGTAACACTCTTCACTGTCCAGTGCGTGTGTCCTGTCTGACCACTGAGCAGTGGTGCTCACCGCTGCTGCtcgcttgagccatgtctccagtgtggtttttgctggttaatgttGATGAGAGTCTCGtccttcaaaccacgatcctcagatctcagccgcctgagttgctaggattaccggcACTGGGTAGAGCTTGGCGAATGACTTCATTGCACAAAAGCTTACTCTACAGCTGTTTTTAAGGCATTTGTATTGAagtgtgctttttgttttctagctCTTTTATCTTCCTGCTAAGAAGAATGTGGATTCCATTCTAGAAGATTATGCAAGTTATAAGAAATCTCGAGGAAATACAGACAATAAGTAAGACTATACTCTTTCCAGTAGACCCCAAggtagttttcctttgttttaaatgTCAAACCTCTGCAATTTCTACTTTGTATATTAGTGCCATCAGAAAGGAGCaaaataggaagtggtgctgcggctccaggtggtagagcgctagccttgagcacaaagaggctcagggacagtgcccagccctcagttcaagccccacaactgacaaaagaaatgagcaaaagatGACTCATTGGTTTGATAGTTTTCTGACAAGCTATTTTTCCTTAGTGTCTAAGTAGTTGGATTTGGAAGCTATTATGTAGACACACATAATCATTTAAAATGGaatagttttttaagtataaaaCCTTGTTTTGAGGGTTGTATGGAGTCTGCCAAGCCCtgtaggttgaactcagggcctgggcgctgtccctgagctgctttggctcctggctagcgctctaccccgtgagccacagcgccccttccggcttttttggtggttcattggagtctccTGGGCTATTCTGGTAaggatggcttcgaactgtgcTCCATGGATCTCGGCCTCCCTAGGGAGCCCCAGTGCCCTGTCCCGTGCCTCGTCCGGTCACTCAGGAAGGGTCAGGCCGCCGACGCTGCGACTCTGTGTCCCGGGGCCGGGCGCGTGGCGGGGGCCGGTGCGGCTCCTGAGAGCTCTGCTGTTGTAGGGAGTACGCCGTGAACGAGGTGGTGGCCGGGATCAAGGAGTACTTCAACGTGATGCTGGGCACCCAGCTGCTCTACAAGTTCGAGAGGCCTCAGTACGCGGAGATCCTCGCGGACCACCCCGACGCCCCCATGTCCCATGTGTACGGAGCGCCTCATCTTCTGCGGCTGTTCGGTAAGCGGGACCCTGGAGCCCAGCACCTTCGCCTGTCCCTCTGTCCGGAGTGACTGAGCGCAGGTTAAAGTCACTTCCTAAGCCCAGTCCTTTCCAACCGGACGCACACTCGAAGGCCGAGAGCAGCAGAGTCTGCCCTCAGCGTCCAGCGCTGGACTGGTTATTGGCGGCACTGAGACTTGAAGCGGCCCTTGCTCTTGCTGGGCAGGGATTCGGGGCCCCGGGAGCTGCGCTGGGCTGCAGTGGGCCGTGCACTGAGGGTAGGGCTGAGCCACGCACTCCGTTCTTTGTGCATGCAGTTCGCATTGGCGCCATGCTGGCCTACACTCCGCTGGATGAGAAGAGCCTGGCATTGCTACTCAACTATCTCCATGATTTCCTCAAGTGAGTAATGGCGAGAAGCAGAGCCGCTTAGTTACGGCCACCAAAGGCGAGTGCGTGCGTCATCGTAGTCACACACGGACGGCAGTGGACGAGGACTGCGGGTGCTTAGGGGGTTTGATCATCACGTGAGTTCGAGGGCTGGTGTCTCTTcggctgccagtcctggggcttgaactcggcctaggcactgtgcactgtctctgggctttttttatgctcaaggctttttcatggttaactggagatgagatctcatggacttttctgcctgggctggctttgaactgctgcagtccttaggtttcagcctcctaagcagctaggatgacaggcatgctcctccagggcccagcaagggcaggaacCTAATAAATAACACTAAGAAAAGGAGCTGGGAGTGGTAGCGCGCGCCTGCATTCCCGTGTTGGGAAGGACTTGAACACTTCTTTTTAGGACCAGGGAGGGCCCTGATAGCTCACTCCtagctagctacccagaaggctgagatcttggaagatgtagtttgaagccagcctgagagggAAAGTTAGCCAGGCGCTTACCTCCAAGTAGCCATGAAAAAGtcaagaggaactgtggctcctcttgAGCAAAACAACGCTCAGGACTGGCGTGGAGAAAAGAACCCTCTCGGGCAGCACTGCCACCTGGTAGGATGGCAGGATGGCAGTGGTTCACGCGTGGCTCTGGCGCGCGGCCTGTTTGCCGTGGGAGCGAGGGGTGCTGCCACAGGCCCCCGCCGTGCGCACGGTCTCCTTCTTCCTTGTGTTGTCTGTCCGTGGGAGGATCGCGGGGATCCGCTCCTGGGCCAGTGCTGGGCGTGGGCTGTGTCGCGTAGGGAGAAGGTGGAGTCCGTGCAGCGAGTTCTGAGAGCCTTACAGTGAGTGAATATTTCCTCCTAGGTACCTGGCGAAGAACTCTGCCACCCTGTTCAGTGCCAGCGATTACGAAGTGGCTCCCCCCGAGTACCACCGGAAGGCCGTGTGAGCGTCCACGTGCATCTGTGGAACACGCTGCAAGTGTGCACGCGTCGGGGACGTGTGTGACACGTTGTTCCTAATCCTCCTCTTGTACAGACGGTGTACTTCGAAGATGTTAGTGTACTACAGAATTGATCATTGTTTTGTTCCATTTtaagcagagaaaataaaaggggttaccactccttttcctcctcttttcttcatttccaaaTCGCTACCAGTGTATCCCGGACGGACAACAGACAGCTGTCGTGTTGTCGGCAGGCAGGCGACCGCGCTGCTTCCGTGCTGGTGGTCTCTTCCTTTGACACTACGCACTTTGATCTATGTGTTAACGCTGTGTGAGCACGCTGACCCAGTGCCAAAGGCCCGATGTGTGTAGAGCTGCCGTCGCCCGTTGTGCTTTGTTCTGTTCTCATGGTGCTTCACGCACAGCCCATCCTCGCGCTCCTCGTCCCCACGCGCTCGATCTGCTCCGTTGTTGAAGATTGCCggcttgtctcatggttttgtatTTTGTGTCTAATGCACGTTTAACATGGTAGACGCAATGCATTGTGTAGCTACAGTTTTCTGGAAAAGTCAAATCTTTTAGGACTTGTTTTTCAGATCTTCaataaaaagttttctttaaatttcaaaCACTGCTTGTGTGGGTGAATTGGAAGCCTGTCCGTTTGGGGGAGCTTAACTTTCCTTCCTAGCTCCAGGCCTTGGTGGCTCGCACATCCGCCACGTTGCCCGTGCACCCTTGCCCCGTCCCGGCTTGGTATGTGCCCGCGGCTGTAGAAATGAGCCCAGGAAGCCAACAGGGCCGTGCCCCCTGGGAGGGAGTGCACGAGCAGCTCCCCCGAGGGTGTGGGTGACTGGCAGGCCTGGAGCAGCACTGGGGAAGGGTTTGGGGTGTCCTGGTCACAGTTGCTCCGAGGgatggattgattgattgccTTCGGCGCTTGGTGAGGTAActcccagccctctctgctccccagatTACTTCTGCCATCCTCACGATGCGTGTgtgcccgccctccgccccgcaCCTCCTGAACACTTGCTCTCACgatgcgtgtgtgtgcccgccCTCAGCCCCACACCTCCTGAACACTTGCTCACgatgcgtgtgtgtgcccgccCTCCGCCCCACACCTCCTGAACACTTGCTCTCACGATGCGTGTgtgcccgccctccgccccgcaCCTCCTGAACACTTGCTCTCACGATGCGTgtgcccgccctccgccccgcaCCTCCTGAACACTTGCTCTCACGATGCGTGAGTGCCCACCCTCCGCCCCCACTTCCTGAACACTTGCTCTCACTGTCCTTTCCCTTTGGTCATGTTCGTGGCCAGCAGCCTGTGTGTGGTCTTGTCTACCTGTGGTCGTCCCATAGGGGCCCTGAGTGCTTGCTGGCACCTAATGGTGGTGGGTATTGTGTGGCCAGAGCAGGGGTGCAGCCAAGTGGGGGAGCACCTATCTGCCTGGAGTGCCAGGCCCTACGtgcaccgcccccaccccccagcagagAAGGGTTTGCTTTTCTGCACATTTAACCCGGGAGGCCTCAGTGATTGCTGCCTGCAGAGGGCGTCACTGCTCACGGTTTCCACTCGGTCAGCGTCTAACTGGTGCAGGTGAGCATCTGAAGGTGACATagattcttttgccagtcctggagctgggacTCCACGCAGGCTCTGACCTTGAGCtgcttggtgctcaaggctaacgcacGTGAGCCgcggcgccacttccagcctttgaatagtttattggagataagcacctgatgggctttcctgcctgggctggctttgaaccacgatcctcagatctcagcctcctgagcagctaggatgacgggtgcGATCAAAGAACACCCAGCTTTAGAACGGCTCAAAACGCTTTCGCCTTCAGCGTCTGTCTCACTGTTAGGAGGCAGTAGCCGGGCGTGGTGGGCATAGCTACAATCCCAGCGTTTTGGGGTGCAGGCAGCAGAGGGGTGAACTCTGGTCCGTTTGGGCTGCATAGGGAGATGTCTGATTGTGGACTCCAAAGGGCTTTTGTTAGTTGTCTCGCTTGTTGGTGCTTCCCGTGTCCTGTcgccctagcaactcaggaggctgaggtcgaagacggtggttcaaagccagccccagtagaagTGTCCCACGAGTCTCCAACGAGCCACCACCGAGCcggaagaagctgagggacagcagccggcgagttcaaaccccagccctcagccctggGATGAGGAcgtgtggggggaagggggagccgTGGGGCCGCCCGAGGGGGGGCACTGGGGAGGCAGGGGGTCTGGCGCAGCCACGAGCACCGGCACAGGCCTAGGTGTTTATTGACGAGGAGCCACGGGAAaggcatggggggcggggggcgtggcGAAGGCACTGAAGCCCGTGGCTCTCGGGTCTCAAGATGGGCGCCTGGCTGCTGGCAGGCTGCTTCTGTCCTCGGGTTCCCAGGCTGGGCACGGGCGTGACGTCCCCACCTCCTCCACcgtggggcgcggggcgcgggcccccCCGTCTGACCACGGCGGCCTCCGCGCCCGGCTCACAGCTGAGGGATGGGGTAGGAGGCGCAGGCCGCCAGGCCGCACATGTTCTTCCCCCGCTCGATGAGGAAGtacctgggggagagggggccgCTGAGGCCGTTCTGGAACGTTCTGCCACCACCAAGACCTGACTGGAAATTGTCTTCTTCCTTCACGAGCCGCCAAATGAGCACCCTGCTTTCTACCTAACCCCCCAATCAGCTGGGGCTCCCTGCCGAGTCCCCCCCCAGTCAGCTGGGGCTCCCTGCCGAGTCCCCCCCCAGTCAGCTGGGGCTCCCTGCCGGGTCCCCCCCCAGTCAGCTGGGGCTCCCTGCCGGGTTCCCCCCCCCATCATCTGGGGCTCCCCGCCTGGGGGCCGCTCCACCCCTCGCCACCCCTCCACCCCGCGGGCTTTGCGGCTCAGCTGGAGGGTCCTCTCCGGTCTGCCGCCCGCCGcctttgaaccgcggtcctcagcGCTCTGCCTGCGAGCGgccgggattgcaggcgtgagccctgCTGCTCCGCGGCCCCGGGACTCGGGCGCCAGACCCTCGCCCCAACCCCGGCCGGGCCCCGGGAGccgctcaccctttgtccccccagTGAGAGCCCCAGGAGTTCTTCACGATCCAGTAGGGGACCCCGTTCTCCTCTCCGTAGCCCACGGCCAGGACTGCGTGGTTGACTTTGTCTGGAGTTTTATGGCAGGAAGTGCTAGGAACCGAGCGAGGACGGGTGTGAGGAGCGCGTGAGCACCGGGCCGCACCCCGCCGTGCCCCAGAGCTGTGTGCGCGGTGCTCGAACTCGCGGCCCGGGCGCGGCCCCTGGGCTCCGGCGATGGAGCCTCCGCCCCggccttcctgccccagctgcctttgCACCCTGACCctccgagctcagcctcccgagcggcGGGGTGCCGGTGGGAGCACCATCGCCCCACACCAACGTCTGCACCTGAGCTTTCTCGGCCGGCAGAAGCCCCTGCATGGAGGCTTCCGGAACTCGGCCCCCTGGCGAGGCCTGGGCGTCCTTCCCACCTGGCTCCTGGGACCCCCGCTCACCTGGAGTAGACCCCACTTTTATACATCATGAAGTCTTCCTTCACCTCGAAGGCGAAGCTCACAGGGTTGTAGAGGGCCACGGCCTCCACCATGGCCGCCTCGTCGTTCTGcgggggacagagagggggcgcctgggtgggggggcagagagggcacctgggggggcagagagggcacctggctccccacctcccccccactgTCAgagcagcccgggggggggggtcccctgctCTGCCAGCAGACACGGCTGCTGCCCTGGAGCACAGCACCTGGCTGGACTTTgtttcagtcctgggtcttgaacccagggtctggatgctgccccctgagccacagcgccacctctggctgccggggcctccggagtagctgggagcACAGGCGCGCGCCGCCAGCGCCGGGCTTGGGGCTTTCATGAGGGCCTCCGGGGTCCCCCAGGCCCTGCTCCCCCGAGGGCCGGCCGGGCCTCCAGCTCCTCGCGCCGGCGTGCAGGTGGGGTCTGGATGTTGGTCCAGGACGCCACCTGGACCACGGTCTTCCCACTTGGCGCTCCCCGCAGCGGCCGGGCGCCCAGCGGAAGAGGCCCAGCACCCTGCTCTCCGCCGGGGCTGCCTCCGGACCTCGCTTCCCGCACCTCGCTCCCCGCGCGCAGCTCCCGGACCGGAGGCAGAGCCGCCGGCCTGGAGCCGCAGCAGCGGACGTggtgaggagaagggggaggcccgcggggaggagggggaggagggggaggcccgcggggaggagggggaggagggggaggcccgcggggaggagggggaggagggggagagcccGGGCCCGCTCCCCAGGCAGGCTGCCGTCCGGCACTCACCAGCGTGATGTTGGCGACGTCCTTGACAAACGCGATGGCCTTTTGGGGCTGGAACTTGCAGTCGCCATCCTGCGCCAGGACGGAGAGGACGGAGGCTGTGAGGGGCGCCCGGCCCCAGCCGCCCGCCCACCCCAGGGTGACGGCCCACGCCCGGCCCGagccgccccgcccaccccagggtGACGGCCCACGCCCAGCCCACGCCCAGCCCACCCCAGGGTGACGGCCCACGCCCAGCCCGagccgccccgcccaccccagggtGACGGCCCACGCCCAGCCCACGCCCAGCCCCCCACGGTGACGGCCCACGCCCAGCCCAAGCCGCCCACCCCAGGGTGACGGCCCACGCCCGgcccgagccccccgcccccccagggtgACGGCCCACGCCCAGCCGGGCACTGGCGCGCGCGCCCGTCGCCCCggcgactcgggaggctgggatggggTCGCGGCTGGGGCCGGCCCGGGCAGGAGGGGCTGCGAGGCTCTCACCGCCCACGAACCCCCAGAAGACCgggctggcgctgtggctcgggtggcagagcgccagccttgagcgcaaagctcgggggcggcgcccgggccccgagttcaagcccggcACTGGCTCACAGAAGGCGGCATCTCCCACGGAGACACCAGGTGTCGGGGCCTTGGGGACGGGTCGCTGCCGAGGGCTCAGGGCAGAGGCGGCACCCCTGGGCCGGCAGACAGGGCACAGGGCAACGTGGCCAGCAGCAGCGAGGGCTGTGCGGGCgggagggccgggaggggcgggagggccgTCCAGGGAGCAGCGCTGACCACACAGAGGCCGCCCggcccaggacgggggggggggcaggaccaGGGGCCTGAGACCCGGCAAGGAGCTGTGCTGACCGGTCCATGTGCTGCATGTACGGCGGATGCGCTGGGGTCGGTGGGGGGCCGGGCGCCCCCCGAGGGCtcagggcggggcctggaggctggggcaggTCCCCGCACCCTTCGTGTGGAGCCGGGCCTGGGCTCCGACTCCAGGCCTCCCGCCCGGAGGCCcgcactgtccccccccccccccccccccccccccccgggccacgCCATCCTCCGCCTCGCCCGGGGCCGGTGACAGGCGCGAGCACCGGCGCGGGGACGGACGGGGACGCGCacggcggggcccggggagccggCAGCGACCAGCGGGCTCCCCGGGGCGGCGGGTGGGGGCGCAACGGCCCCCAGGGCTCAGGGCCTTCGAGGGGGGCCCCGGTGTGGGGgcgagggctggggctggggtcccGGCCCCCGTGAGCAcgaggcggggagggcggggccccagaGCTACCTTGCCCTTGTAGGGGTACGCGTCTTCTCCCATGATGCCCTTGTTGTAGAGGATGTACTCGAAGGCCTGGCTGGGGAGCCCCCTGGGGAGAGGAgagcgcgtgcgtgcgtgcgtgcgggtGAGCGCCCCGAGCCAGGCCTCAGGGACCCGTGCAGGCCGGGCGGGAGCGCGCACGCAGCCCGTGTCCCGGCGGGAGCGCGCACGCAGCCCGTGGCCCAGCGGGAGCCTGTGCCCGGGCGGGAGCGCGCACGCGCCCTGTGCCCGGGCGGGAGCGCGCACGCAGCCCGTGCCCCCAGCGGGGGCGCGCACGCAGCCCGTGCCCCGGGAAGAGAAGCCCCGCGGGCCGCCCGGGGCCGGGCAGGCCCCTTCTCCGCTGAGGCTCGGGGCGGAGCCCAGCGCCCCTGCCGGGCACCCGCGCCCTAGGCGCCGTCCCAGCTGTCGGGAGGCCGGGACCCGAGGCccccaggtcaaagccagccggggctggGAGTCCGTGAGCCCCATCTCCATGTCGGCAGCCGAACGCGGGCGTGGAGGAGCGGCTCAAGGGGAGGAGCACCAGCCCGGAGCAAGAAGGAGCGCTAAGCCAGGGTGCCGGGCGCCGCGTTCAAGCCCAGCCCCGGTGCCAAGCCAGGTGCCGGGCGCCGCGTTCAAGCCCAGCCCCGGTGCCAACTGCAGCCGCGCCCGccgcgggagggggggcgggctacgggggcgggaggggagggggggcgccccgcccggcccggccgcctgcTCTGCAGACCCGGCTCCAGGAGAGGACTGGGCTCTGTCTGCCGCAACCAGAGGGGGTTGGGGGgcacctgggggtggggaagggagtgggggacccagggggggagagggagttcAGTGGGGCCCTGGGGGTGAGGGAGTGGGTTGGGGATGAGGGGGTTGGGAGAGGGGGTTCAGGGGGCCCTAGGGGTAAGAGGAGGCTGGGGGaacaggagggtgggggaggcggTTCAGGGGGCCCTGGGGTTGGGGGATGAGGGGGCTGGGAGaccaagggggagggagaggggttggGGGGCCTTGGGCGGGGGGTGGATGGGGCTGGGGGACAGGGGCGGGAGAggaatttggggggtgggggggcgtacCCCTGGCAGCCGTGGTTGTTGAAGTCCTGGGCGCAGTCTACCAGCTGCTGCTCGGCCTGAGGGAGGAGCACAGCCCCCCTGAGCCccaggccagcagggctgggTGTCCAGATGACAGGACCAGCGGGCACCGGTGCCCAAGCCAGGCGATGAGCGGGCACTGGTGCCCACGCCAGGCG
Proteins encoded in this region:
- the LOC125368398 gene encoding mortality factor 4-like protein 1, with protein sequence MRGAAPGKKTSGLQQKGVEVKTKKNKQKTPGNGDGGSTSETPQPPRKKRARVDPTVENEETFMNRVEVKVKIPEELKPWLVDDWDLITRQKQLFYLPAKKNVDSILEDYASYKKSRGNTDNKEYAVNEVVAGIKEYFNVMLGTQLLYKFERPQYAEILADHPDAPMSHVYGAPHLLRLFVRIGAMLAYTPLDEKSLALLLNYLHDFLKYLAKNSATLFSASDYEVAPPEYHRKAV
- the Ctsh gene encoding LOW QUALITY PROTEIN: pro-cathepsin H (The sequence of the model RefSeq protein was modified relative to this genomic sequence to represent the inferred CDS: deleted 2 bases in 1 codon); translated protein: MWAALPLLCAGLGLLAPARAAAAQSVSSLEKFHFQSWMVQHGRTYSAEEFPHRLRTFASNWRKINAHNAQNRTFKMALNQFSDMSFAEIQSKYLWTLPQNCSATRSNYLRGTGPYPPSVDWRKKGGFVSPVKNQGACGSCWTFSTTGALESAVAIASGKLLSLAEQQLVDCAQDFNNHGCQGGLPSQAFEYILYNKGIMGEDAYPYKGKDGDCKFQPQKAIAFVKDVANITLNDEAAMVEAVALYNPVSFAFEVKEDFMMYKSGVYSSTSCHKTPDKVNHAVLAVGYGEENGVPYWIVKNSWGSHWGDKGYFLIERGKNMCGLAACASYPIPQL